From Chromohalobacter canadensis, one genomic window encodes:
- the metF gene encoding methylenetetrahydrofolate reductase [NAD(P)H]: MSTREHPLGISFEFFPPNTDAGREKLKGVRDTLAERRPRFFSVTYGAGGSTQARTFETVKSVRQCGIDTAPHLSCIGSDKGELRERLDSFREAGITNLVALRGDLPSGMGGMGELRYANELVEFIRDETGDHFQIAVAAYPEAHPQAPSYEHDLQNFVRKMQAGADIAITQYFFNADAYFHFLERARALGVEAPIVPGIMPISNYTKLARFSDACGADIPRWIRKQLEAYGDDSESIQAFGEEVVSNLCQRLLDGGAPGLHFYTLNQATPALRVLDNLRCDS, encoded by the coding sequence ATGAGTACTCGCGAACATCCGTTGGGCATCAGCTTCGAATTCTTTCCGCCCAATACCGATGCCGGACGGGAAAAGCTGAAAGGCGTGCGAGACACGCTTGCCGAGCGGCGCCCGCGTTTTTTTTCGGTCACCTACGGCGCTGGGGGCTCGACTCAGGCACGGACCTTCGAGACCGTTAAGTCAGTGCGCCAGTGTGGCATCGACACTGCGCCGCACTTGTCCTGCATCGGCAGCGACAAGGGCGAGTTGCGCGAGCGTCTGGATAGTTTCCGCGAGGCGGGAATCACCAACCTGGTCGCGCTGCGCGGCGACCTACCCTCGGGAATGGGCGGCATGGGCGAGCTGCGTTACGCCAACGAGCTGGTCGAGTTTATCCGCGATGAAACCGGCGATCATTTCCAGATCGCGGTGGCAGCATATCCCGAGGCGCATCCTCAGGCGCCCAGTTACGAGCACGACCTGCAGAATTTCGTGCGCAAGATGCAAGCCGGTGCCGATATCGCCATCACGCAGTATTTCTTCAACGCCGACGCCTACTTCCATTTTCTCGAGCGGGCCCGCGCGCTGGGGGTCGAGGCGCCGATCGTGCCGGGCATCATGCCGATCAGCAATTACACCAAGTTGGCGCGTTTCTCGGATGCCTGCGGGGCGGACATTCCGCGCTGGATCCGCAAGCAGCTCGAGGCCTACGGCGACGATAGCGAAAGCATCCAGGCGTTCGGCGAGGAGGTGGTGTCGAATCTTTGTCAGCGTCTACTCGACGGCGGCGCCCCGGGGCTACATTTCTATACGCTCAACCAGGCGACGCCGGCGCTGCGAGTGCTCGACAACCTGCGCTGCGATAGCTGA
- the sodC gene encoding superoxide dismutase [Cu-Zn] SodC: MLRTPRIALGIGSALLMLGSAQAAEHDIEMHQVDAQGTSDSVGSVTLKDTDHGLLLTPDLSDLEPGMHGFHVHMNPSCQPSEQDGETVPGGAAGGHYDPEDTGTHQGPYAEGHLGDLPVLMVDEDGNATTPVLAPRLEASDLEGRALMIHAGGDNYSDEPKLGGGGKRVACGTLSE, translated from the coding sequence ATGCTACGTACCCCTCGTATTGCGCTCGGTATCGGCAGTGCCCTGTTGATGCTGGGCAGCGCCCAGGCAGCGGAACATGACATCGAGATGCACCAGGTCGATGCCCAGGGCACCAGCGACAGCGTCGGCAGCGTAACGCTCAAGGACACCGATCACGGCTTGCTGCTGACACCGGATCTTTCGGACCTCGAGCCGGGGATGCACGGCTTTCACGTGCATATGAACCCGAGCTGCCAGCCGTCGGAGCAAGACGGTGAGACGGTGCCGGGAGGTGCCGCCGGCGGTCACTATGACCCCGAAGACACGGGCACGCACCAGGGCCCCTACGCGGAAGGACACCTCGGTGACTTGCCGGTGCTGATGGTCGACGAGGATGGCAACGCTACGACACCGGTGTTGGCGCCGCGTCTTGAAGCCTCCGACTTGGAAGGCCGTGCCCTGATGATTCATGCCGGCGGTGACAATTATTCCGATGAGCCCAAACTGGGTGGCGGAGGCAAGCGCGTCGCTTGCGGAACGTTGTCCGAGTAA